The Pseudomonas azotoformans genome has a segment encoding these proteins:
- a CDS encoding chemotaxis protein CheA, which translates to MSFGADEEILQDFLVEAGEILEQLSEQLVELESRPDDANLLNAIFRGFHTVKGGAGFLQLHELVECCHIAENVFDILRKGERHVDSELMDVILEALDAVNGMFSEVRDRAPITAATPELLAALARLAEPADTSAAPVVEAAPEPVAEAEPDVTDSEFEQLLNSLSAVKAEAEAPKAPVAAPTSEDITDAEFESLLDQLHGKGQFAADAVAPAAAPEAPAAKASTDITDDEFEALLDQLHGKGTFVADALPEVAATAAAPAAASAAPAGDGLISDHEFESLLDELHGKGKFSEVAPAAAVATAAPVAAKAAAPAPAAKPAPVAAPAPARAAAAPVAEKPASEAETTVRVDTARLDDIMNMVGELVLVRNRLVRLGLSSGDEAMQKAVSNLDVVTADLQTAVMKTRMQPIKKVFGRFPRLVRDLARQLKKEINLELVGEETDLDKNLVEALADPLVHLVRNAVDHGVETPEEREASGKSRGGKVILAAEQEGDHILLSITDDGKGMDPTILRNIAVKRGVMDKDAADRLTDTECYNLIFAPGFSTKTEISDVSGRGVGMDVVKTKISQLNGSINIYSTKGQGSKIVIKVPLTLAIMPTLMVMLGNQAFAFPLVNVNEIFHLDLSRTNVVDGQEVVIVRDKALPLFYLKRWLVASAKHEEQREGHVVILSVGTQRIGFVVDQLVGQEEVVIKPLGKMLQGTPGMSGATITGDGRIALILDVPSMLKRYAARRI; encoded by the coding sequence ATGAGCTTCGGCGCCGATGAAGAAATCCTTCAGGATTTCCTTGTAGAGGCCGGCGAAATTTTAGAGCAGTTGTCCGAGCAACTGGTCGAGCTGGAAAGCCGACCGGATGATGCGAACCTGCTCAATGCAATTTTTCGCGGTTTTCACACTGTAAAAGGGGGCGCCGGCTTCCTCCAGCTCCATGAGCTGGTGGAGTGCTGCCACATCGCCGAAAACGTGTTCGACATCCTGCGCAAGGGTGAGCGTCACGTTGATTCGGAATTGATGGACGTGATTCTCGAAGCACTGGATGCGGTCAACGGCATGTTCAGCGAGGTGCGCGACCGTGCACCGATCACTGCCGCCACCCCGGAACTGCTGGCCGCCCTGGCGCGCCTGGCGGAACCGGCCGACACCTCGGCTGCGCCTGTGGTCGAGGCGGCGCCCGAGCCTGTGGCCGAAGCCGAACCGGATGTGACCGACAGCGAGTTCGAACAGCTGCTCAACTCCCTCAGTGCCGTGAAGGCCGAGGCAGAAGCGCCAAAGGCGCCTGTCGCTGCGCCAACCAGCGAAGACATCACCGACGCTGAGTTCGAATCCCTGCTCGACCAGTTGCACGGCAAAGGCCAGTTCGCGGCCGACGCTGTGGCACCGGCCGCTGCGCCCGAGGCGCCTGCTGCTAAAGCCAGCACCGACATTACCGACGACGAATTCGAAGCGTTGCTCGACCAACTGCACGGCAAGGGCACCTTCGTGGCCGACGCCTTGCCGGAAGTCGCCGCCACGGCCGCAGCGCCTGCCGCTGCCAGTGCAGCACCGGCTGGCGATGGTTTGATCTCCGATCACGAGTTCGAATCGCTGCTGGATGAATTGCACGGTAAGGGCAAGTTCAGCGAAGTGGCCCCGGCCGCAGCGGTGGCCACGGCTGCACCGGTTGCCGCCAAAGCCGCTGCGCCGGCTCCGGCCGCCAAGCCAGCGCCTGTAGCAGCGCCTGCTCCGGCACGCGCCGCCGCCGCTCCGGTTGCCGAGAAGCCTGCCAGTGAAGCCGAAACCACCGTACGGGTTGATACCGCACGCCTGGACGACATCATGAACATGGTCGGCGAACTGGTACTGGTGCGTAACCGCCTGGTGCGCCTGGGCCTGAGCAGCGGCGATGAAGCCATGCAAAAGGCCGTGTCGAACCTCGACGTGGTGACAGCCGACCTGCAGACCGCCGTGATGAAAACGCGGATGCAGCCGATCAAGAAAGTCTTCGGCCGCTTCCCACGCCTGGTCCGCGACCTGGCGCGTCAGCTGAAGAAAGAAATCAACCTGGAACTGGTGGGTGAAGAAACCGACCTCGACAAGAACCTTGTCGAGGCCCTGGCCGACCCGCTGGTCCACTTGGTGCGCAACGCCGTTGACCACGGCGTGGAAACCCCGGAAGAACGCGAAGCCTCGGGCAAGTCCCGTGGCGGCAAAGTGATCCTGGCGGCGGAGCAAGAAGGCGACCATATCCTGCTGTCGATCACTGACGACGGTAAAGGCATGGACCCGACCATCCTGCGCAACATCGCGGTCAAGCGTGGAGTGATGGACAAGGACGCCGCCGACCGCCTGACCGACACCGAGTGCTACAACCTGATCTTTGCCCCGGGCTTCTCGACCAAGACCGAGATTTCCGACGTGTCCGGCCGTGGCGTCGGCATGGACGTGGTGAAGACCAAGATCAGCCAGCTCAATGGCTCGATCAACATCTACTCGACCAAGGGCCAGGGCTCGAAGATCGTCATCAAGGTGCCGTTGACCTTGGCGATCATGCCGACCCTGATGGTGATGCTGGGCAACCAGGCGTTCGCCTTCCCGCTGGTCAACGTCAACGAGATATTCCACCTCGACCTGTCGCGCACCAACGTGGTGGACGGCCAGGAAGTGGTGATTGTGCGCGACAAAGCGTTGCCCCTGTTCTACCTCAAGCGCTGGCTGGTGGCATCGGCCAAGCATGAAGAGCAGCGCGAAGGCCATGTGGTGATTCTCTCCGTGGGCACCCAGCGCATCGGGTTTGTGGTCGATCAACTGGTGGGCCAGGAAGAAGTGGTCATCAAGCCTTTGGGCAAAATGCTGCAGGGAACCCCGGGCATGTCGGGTGCGACCATCACCGGTGACGGTCGGATCGCGCTGATTCTCGATGTTCCGAGCATGCTCAAGCGTTACGCCGCTCGGCGTATTTGA
- a CDS encoding protein phosphatase CheZ: MEHKETSQGDFESTLKKHAHQLVDSLEKGQFGDAVQLIHELNQTRDRGLYQEVGKLTRELHSAIVNFQIDPHMPQAEEISQITDATERLSYVVRLTEAAANRTMDLVENATPLVNGMANEAQALSNDWGRFMRREVGAEEFRELARRVEGFLSRSEQENRTVSSNLNDILLAQDYQDLTGQVIKRVTQLVTEVESNLLKLVLMAGQVDRFAGIEHDREAILSEKDPQKHLAKGEGPQIHADKREDVVSGQDDVDDLLSSLGF; the protein is encoded by the coding sequence ATGGAGCATAAAGAAACGTCACAGGGAGACTTTGAGTCGACCCTGAAAAAGCATGCTCACCAATTGGTCGACAGCCTTGAAAAAGGCCAGTTCGGCGACGCGGTGCAGTTAATCCATGAGCTCAACCAGACCCGTGACCGCGGCCTGTACCAGGAAGTGGGCAAGCTCACACGCGAGCTGCACAGTGCGATCGTCAATTTCCAGATTGACCCGCATATGCCCCAGGCCGAGGAAATCTCGCAGATCACCGATGCCACCGAGCGCCTGTCCTATGTGGTCAGGCTGACTGAGGCGGCGGCCAACCGCACCATGGACCTGGTGGAAAACGCCACGCCCCTGGTCAACGGCATGGCCAACGAAGCCCAGGCCCTGAGCAACGACTGGGGCCGTTTCATGCGCCGCGAAGTGGGCGCTGAAGAGTTTCGTGAATTGGCGCGTCGGGTCGAAGGGTTCTTGTCACGCAGCGAGCAGGAAAACCGCACGGTTTCCAGCAACCTCAACGACATTCTGCTCGCCCAGGATTACCAGGACCTCACCGGTCAGGTGATCAAGCGTGTGACCCAGTTGGTCACCGAAGTGGAAAGCAACTTGCTCAAATTAGTGCTGATGGCAGGCCAGGTAGACCGTTTTGCCGGCATTGAACATGACCGCGAAGCGATCCTCTCGGAAAAAGATCCACAAAAACATCTCGCCAAGGGTGAAGGTCCGCAGATTCATGCCGATAAACGTGAAGACGTTGTATCGGGTCAAGATGATGTCGATGACCTGTTATCCAGTTTAGGCTTCTAA
- a CDS encoding chemotaxis response regulator CheY, translating to MKILIVDDFSTMRRIIKNLLRDLGFTNTVEADDGITAIPILNSGSIDFLVTDWNMPGMTGIDLLRHVRADEKLRSLPVLMVTAEAKREQIIEAAQAGVNGYVVKPFTALALKEKIEKIFERIHG from the coding sequence ATGAAAATCCTCATCGTTGATGACTTCTCAACGATGCGGCGGATCATAAAAAACCTGTTGCGTGACCTTGGGTTCACTAACACGGTCGAGGCGGATGACGGCATTACGGCGATTCCGATCCTCAACAGCGGGAGCATCGACTTTCTGGTAACGGACTGGAACATGCCGGGCATGACCGGTATCGACTTGCTGCGCCACGTGCGCGCCGACGAAAAACTGCGCAGCCTGCCTGTGTTGATGGTGACCGCCGAAGCCAAGCGTGAGCAGATCATCGAAGCCGCCCAAGCCGGGGTAAACGGTTACGTGGTCAAGCCATTCACTGCATTGGCCTTGAAAGAGAAGATCGAGAAAATCTTCGAACGCATCCACGGCTAA
- the fliA gene encoding RNA polymerase sigma factor FliA, producing the protein MTATGYNAYKKSARDSQGELIERYAPLVKRIAYHLLARLPASVQVEDLIQAGMIGLLEVSTKYDASKGASFETYAGIRIRGAMLDEVRKGDWAPRSVHRNTRMVSDAIRAIEAKTGRDAKDHEVAAELQLSLDDYYGILNDTLGSRLFSFDDLLQDGEHEGLHEDGASAHMEPSRDLEDERFQGALADAIANLPERERLVLALYYDEELNLKEIGEVLGVSESRVSQLHSQCAARLRGRLGEWRAR; encoded by the coding sequence ATGACAGCGACTGGCTACAACGCGTACAAGAAGTCTGCCCGTGACAGTCAGGGCGAGTTGATCGAGCGCTACGCGCCCTTGGTCAAGCGTATCGCCTATCACTTGCTGGCACGCCTACCCGCCAGCGTCCAGGTCGAAGACCTGATCCAGGCGGGCATGATCGGCCTGCTCGAAGTGTCGACCAAGTACGACGCGAGCAAGGGTGCGAGTTTCGAGACGTATGCGGGTATCCGTATCCGTGGCGCGATGCTCGATGAAGTGCGTAAAGGTGATTGGGCGCCGCGTTCGGTGCATCGCAATACACGCATGGTCAGTGACGCAATTCGGGCAATTGAAGCAAAAACCGGTCGCGACGCTAAAGATCACGAAGTTGCGGCCGAACTCCAATTGAGTCTCGACGATTACTACGGGATTTTGAACGATACCTTGGGCAGCCGCCTGTTCAGTTTCGACGACCTGTTGCAGGACGGCGAACACGAAGGGCTGCACGAGGACGGCGCGAGCGCTCATATGGAGCCATCGCGTGACCTGGAAGATGAGCGTTTCCAGGGGGCGTTGGCGGACGCGATTGCCAATTTGCCGGAGCGTGAGCGGCTGGTGTTGGCGCTGTACTACGACGAAGAGCTGAACCTCAAGGAAATCGGTGAGGTCCTGGGGGTCAGCGAGTCGCGGGTCAGCCAGTTGCACAGCCAGTGCGCAGCCCGCTTGCGGGGGCGTTTGGGAGAGTGGCGAGCGCGCTGA
- the fleN gene encoding flagellar synthesis regulator FleN has protein sequence MGSMHPVQVIAVTGGKGGVGKTNVSVNLSLALAELGRRVMLLDADLGLANVDVLLGLTPKHTLADVIEGRCELRDVLLQGPGGIRIVPAASGTQSMVHLSPAQHAGLIQAFSDIGDNLDVLVIDTAAGIGESVVSFVRAAQEVLLVVCDEPTSITDAYALIKLLNRDYGMNRFRVLANMAQSPQEGRNLFAKLTKVTDRFLDVALQYVGAVPYDECVRKAVQKQRAVYEAFPRSKCALAFKAIAQKVDTWPLPANPRGHLEFFVERLVHQTSAGPVL, from the coding sequence ATGGGCAGCATGCATCCCGTACAGGTGATCGCGGTGACCGGCGGCAAAGGTGGCGTCGGGAAAACTAACGTGTCAGTGAATTTGTCCCTGGCCCTGGCAGAGCTTGGCCGTCGCGTCATGCTGCTGGATGCTGACCTGGGGCTGGCGAACGTCGACGTTCTGCTGGGGCTGACGCCCAAACATACGCTTGCCGATGTGATCGAAGGCCGCTGTGAGCTGCGCGATGTGCTGCTGCAGGGGCCCGGTGGCATCCGTATCGTGCCGGCCGCCTCCGGCACCCAGAGCATGGTGCACCTGAGCCCGGCGCAGCATGCCGGCCTGATCCAGGCGTTCAGTGATATCGGCGACAACCTCGACGTGCTGGTGATCGACACCGCCGCCGGGATCGGCGAGTCCGTGGTCAGCTTCGTGCGCGCCGCGCAGGAAGTGTTGCTGGTGGTCTGCGATGAACCCACCTCGATCACCGACGCCTACGCCCTGATCAAACTGCTTAACCGTGACTACGGCATGAACCGCTTCCGCGTCCTGGCCAACATGGCCCAGAGCCCGCAGGAAGGGCGCAACCTGTTCGCCAAGTTGACCAAGGTCACGGATCGCTTCCTCGATGTCGCCTTACAATACGTCGGCGCAGTTCCCTACGACGAGTGTGTGCGCAAGGCTGTGCAAAAGCAGCGTGCAGTCTACGAAGCGTTCCCTCGTTCCAAATGCGCATTGGCGTTCAAGGCTATTGCCCAGAAGGTCGATACCTGGCCGTTGCCTGCCAACCCTCGGGGGCATCTGGAGTTTTTCGTCGAGCGATTGGTGCATCAGACGAGCGCAGGACCCGTGCTATGA
- the flhF gene encoding flagellar biosynthesis protein FlhF — translation MQVKRFFAADMRQAMKLVRDELGADAAIIGNRRIAGGVELTAALDYTPQALAPRVPNMELEDELRKTASRIVSAQAELSMRGDSDATTNRQLFAGLPLTAAEPLVEPTFKEPPRPAAPAPAPAVDQRVFDSMRFELNGLRELLEVQLGSLAWNQLQGSKPQQANLWRRLQRIGLSGPLSRDLLALTTEIEEPRQAWRMLLAHLARMIVTPEIEPLEEGGVIAMVGPAGMGKTTTLAKLAARYVLKYGAQNIALVSMDSYRIGAQEQLKTLGRILNVSVTHVDPGQSLANALDPLLRKRVVLIDTAGLQASDPALRMQLESLAGRGIKSKNYLVLATTSQKQVLTAAYHSYKRCGLAGCILTKLDETASLGEVLSLAISHELPVAYLTDGPRIPDDLHLPRRHQLVSRAVSVQMQEEPSEEAMADMFADLYHNPAKRVG, via the coding sequence ATGCAAGTGAAGCGTTTTTTCGCCGCCGATATGCGTCAGGCCATGAAACTGGTGCGTGATGAGCTGGGCGCCGACGCCGCGATTATCGGAAACCGTCGTATTGCCGGCGGTGTCGAGCTGACGGCTGCCCTGGATTACACCCCCCAGGCCTTGGCGCCGCGTGTGCCGAACATGGAGCTCGAAGACGAGCTGCGCAAGACCGCTTCGCGCATTGTCTCGGCCCAGGCTGAACTGAGCATGCGCGGCGACAGCGATGCCACCACCAATCGCCAGTTGTTCGCCGGCTTGCCGCTGACCGCTGCCGAGCCGCTGGTCGAGCCGACCTTCAAAGAACCGCCGCGTCCTGCTGCGCCTGCTCCGGCGCCTGCGGTTGACCAGCGGGTGTTCGATTCGATGCGTTTTGAACTCAACGGCCTGCGTGAACTGCTGGAAGTGCAGTTGGGCTCGCTGGCGTGGAACCAGCTGCAAGGCAGCAAGCCGCAACAAGCCAACCTGTGGCGTCGCCTGCAACGCATCGGCCTGTCCGGCCCGTTGTCCCGCGACCTGCTGGCGCTGACCACCGAAATCGAAGAACCTCGCCAGGCCTGGCGCATGTTGCTGGCCCACCTGGCGCGGATGATCGTCACCCCGGAAATCGAACCCCTGGAAGAAGGCGGTGTGATTGCCATGGTCGGCCCTGCCGGCATGGGCAAGACCACCACCCTGGCCAAGCTCGCGGCCCGCTACGTCCTCAAATACGGCGCGCAGAATATCGCGCTGGTGAGCATGGACAGCTACCGTATTGGTGCCCAGGAACAGCTCAAGACGTTGGGCCGCATTCTCAATGTGTCGGTGACCCATGTAGACCCGGGCCAGTCCCTGGCCAACGCCCTCGACCCGCTGCTGCGCAAACGCGTGGTCTTGATCGACACCGCCGGCCTGCAAGCCAGCGACCCGGCATTGCGCATGCAACTGGAAAGCCTGGCCGGGCGTGGCATCAAGTCGAAAAATTACCTGGTGCTTGCAACCACCAGCCAGAAACAGGTTCTTACCGCTGCATACCACAGCTACAAACGCTGCGGCCTGGCCGGTTGCATCCTCACCAAGCTCGATGAAACCGCGAGCCTGGGCGAGGTGCTGAGCCTGGCCATCAGTCATGAACTGCCGGTCGCCTACCTGACCGACGGGCCGCGGATTCCGGATGATCTGCATCTGCCGCGCCGTCATCAGTTGGTCAGCCGTGCAGTCAGCGTGCAAATGCAAGAAGAGCCTAGCGAGGAAGCGATGGCCGATATGTTCGCCGACCTCTACCACAACCCGGCAAAACGGGTGGGTTGA
- the flhA gene encoding flagellar biosynthesis protein FlhA, translating to MLGNARSTLTDLSRGNLGVPLLLLVMLAMMMLPMPPFLLDVFFTFNIALSVVVLLVCVYALRPLDFAVFPTILLVATLLRLALNVASTRVVMLHGQDGHAAAGKVIQAFGEVVIGGNYVVGIVVFAILMIINFVVVTKGAGRISEVSARFTLDAMPGKQMAIDADLNAGLIDQNQAKSRRLEVAQEAEFYGSMDGASKFVRGDAIAGLLILFINLIGGMAVGIFQHGMTFGDAGKVYALLTIGDGLVAQLPSLLLSTAAAIMVTRASGSEDMGKQISRQMFASPKALAVAAGIMAIMGIVPGMPHVSFLSMAALAGGAAYLFWKKQNQVKVIAQQEIARQQELLPSPARAQETKELGWDDVTPIDMIGLEVGYRLIPLVDRNQGGQLLARIKGVRKKLSQDLGFLMPTVHIRDNLDLAPSAYRLTLMGVILAEAEIYPDRELAINPGQVFGSLNGITAKDPAFGLDAVWIEISQRSQAQSLGYTVVDASTVVATHLNQILYKHSHELIGHEEVQQLMGLLAKASPKLAEELVPGILSLSQLLKVLQALLAEQVPVRDIRSIAEAIANNAAKSQDTAALVAAVRVGLSRAIVQSIVGLDSELPVITLEPRLEQILLNSIQKAGQGQEEGVLLEPSMAEKLQRSLIDAAQRQEMQGQPVILLVAGPVRAMLSRFGRLAVPNLHVLAYQEIPDNKQVTIVATVGPNG from the coding sequence ATGCTCGGCAACGCCCGCAGCACCCTGACTGACCTCTCGCGAGGCAATCTGGGTGTGCCGTTGTTGTTGCTGGTGATGCTGGCAATGATGATGTTGCCGATGCCGCCGTTCCTGCTGGACGTGTTCTTTACCTTCAACATTGCCCTGTCCGTCGTGGTCTTGCTGGTGTGCGTATACGCCCTGCGGCCATTGGATTTCGCGGTATTCCCGACCATTCTGCTGGTGGCGACCCTATTGCGCCTGGCGCTGAACGTGGCGTCGACGCGTGTGGTCATGCTCCACGGCCAGGACGGCCATGCCGCTGCCGGTAAGGTGATCCAGGCCTTCGGTGAGGTGGTGATCGGCGGTAACTACGTGGTTGGTATCGTGGTGTTCGCGATCCTGATGATCATCAACTTCGTGGTGGTGACCAAGGGCGCCGGGCGGATTTCCGAGGTGAGCGCGCGGTTTACCCTCGACGCGATGCCCGGCAAACAGATGGCTATCGACGCCGACCTCAACGCCGGCCTGATCGACCAGAACCAGGCCAAGTCGCGCCGCCTGGAAGTGGCCCAGGAAGCCGAGTTCTACGGTTCCATGGACGGTGCCAGCAAATTCGTGCGCGGTGACGCCATCGCCGGCTTGTTGATCCTGTTCATCAACCTCATTGGCGGCATGGCCGTGGGTATCTTCCAGCACGGCATGACCTTTGGCGATGCGGGCAAGGTCTACGCCTTGCTGACCATCGGTGACGGTTTAGTGGCGCAATTGCCATCACTGTTGTTATCAACAGCGGCGGCCATCATGGTGACCCGTGCTTCGGGCTCCGAGGACATGGGCAAGCAGATCAGCCGGCAGATGTTCGCTTCGCCCAAGGCGCTGGCCGTAGCGGCGGGCATCATGGCGATCATGGGTATCGTGCCGGGCATGCCGCACGTGTCATTCCTGAGCATGGCGGCCCTGGCTGGCGGTGCTGCGTACCTGTTCTGGAAGAAGCAGAACCAGGTCAAAGTGATTGCCCAGCAGGAAATCGCACGCCAGCAGGAACTGCTGCCATCCCCGGCCCGCGCCCAGGAAACCAAGGAGCTTGGCTGGGATGACGTTACCCCAATCGACATGATCGGCCTGGAAGTCGGCTACCGCCTGATCCCACTGGTGGACCGCAACCAGGGCGGCCAACTGCTCGCGCGGATCAAGGGCGTGCGCAAGAAACTGTCCCAGGACCTGGGCTTCTTGATGCCCACCGTGCACATCCGCGACAACCTCGACCTGGCGCCGAGTGCCTACCGCCTGACCCTGATGGGCGTGATCCTGGCCGAAGCCGAGATCTACCCGGACCGCGAACTGGCGATCAACCCTGGGCAGGTGTTCGGCAGCCTCAACGGCATCACCGCCAAAGATCCGGCTTTTGGCCTGGACGCGGTATGGATCGAAATCAGCCAGCGCAGCCAGGCACAATCCCTCGGCTACACGGTGGTGGACGCCAGCACCGTGGTCGCGACGCACCTCAACCAGATCCTGTACAAGCACTCCCACGAGCTGATTGGCCACGAGGAAGTCCAGCAATTGATGGGGTTGCTGGCCAAAGCGTCGCCAAAACTCGCCGAAGAACTGGTGCCGGGCATTCTGTCACTGTCGCAATTGCTCAAGGTGTTGCAGGCACTGCTGGCCGAACAGGTGCCGGTCCGCGATATCCGCAGCATTGCCGAGGCCATCGCCAACAATGCCGCCAAGAGTCAAGATACTGCCGCCCTGGTGGCCGCGGTGCGCGTCGGATTGTCGCGCGCAATCGTCCAAAGCATTGTAGGGCTTGACTCCGAGCTGCCTGTGATCACCTTGGAGCCAAGGTTGGAACAAATATTGCTCAATAGTATTCAGAAGGCAGGACAAGGCCAGGAAGAGGGCGTTCTGCTGGAGCCAAGCATGGCTGAGAAGCTGCAGCGCTCGTTGATCGACGCCGCACAGCGCCAGGAAATGCAGGGCCAACCGGTGATTCTGCTGGTGGCAGGCCCCGTCCGGGCGATGTTGTCGCGGTTTGGACGCCTGGCAGTACCGAATTTGCACGTTTTGGCTTATCAGGAAATTCCTGACAACAAGCAAGTGACTATCGTCGCGACAGTAGGGCCCAACGGCTGA
- a CDS encoding cold-shock protein, whose translation MATGTVKWFNAAKGFGFISPNDGSADVFVHHSAIKIDGFRTLEEGKKVEYGIVQGPKGPQADNVKPL comes from the coding sequence ATGGCAACAGGTACGGTGAAATGGTTTAACGCAGCGAAGGGGTTTGGGTTTATTTCGCCGAACGATGGAAGTGCAGATGTATTTGTCCACCATTCCGCGATAAAAATCGATGGCTTCAGAACCCTCGAAGAAGGCAAGAAAGTCGAATACGGCATCGTTCAAGGTCCAAAAGGCCCACAGGCCGATAACGTCAAACCCTTGTAG
- the flhB gene encoding flagellar biosynthesis protein FlhB — MAESESGQDKTEDPTEKRKKDSREKGEIARSKELNTVATMMAGAGALLIYGGGLALDLMELMKHNFTLPREVLLNPDAMGQYLLHSGKIAILAVQPILITLLLAALIGPVALGGWLFAAGSLAPKFSRMNPAAGLKRMFSAKALVELLKALAKFILILFVALMVLSSDIDDLLRIAHEPLESAIIHSVQVVGWSALWMAAGLIIIAAVDAPIQLWESHKKLLMTKQEVRDEHKDQEGRPEVKQRIRQLQREMSQRKMMGAVPDADVVITNPTHYAVALKYDPEKGGAPMLLAKGSDFTALKIREIAVANDILLLESPELARSIFYSTDLDQEIPAGLYLAVAQVLAYVYQIRQYRAGKGKRPDPLKDLPIPPDLRRDF, encoded by the coding sequence ATGGCCGAGAGCGAGAGTGGTCAGGACAAAACAGAAGACCCCACGGAGAAACGCAAAAAGGACTCCCGGGAAAAGGGCGAGATTGCGCGCTCCAAAGAGCTGAACACCGTGGCGACCATGATGGCCGGCGCTGGCGCCTTGCTGATCTACGGCGGTGGCCTGGCGCTGGACTTGATGGAGTTGATGAAACACAACTTCACCTTGCCCCGTGAAGTACTGCTCAACCCCGATGCCATGGGCCAGTACCTGCTGCACTCGGGCAAGATCGCGATCCTGGCGGTGCAGCCGATCCTGATCACTTTGCTGCTGGCCGCGCTGATCGGCCCGGTCGCCCTCGGTGGCTGGCTTTTCGCCGCCGGCAGCCTGGCGCCCAAGTTCAGCCGCATGAACCCGGCTGCAGGGCTCAAGCGCATGTTTTCCGCCAAGGCCTTGGTGGAGCTGCTCAAGGCCCTGGCCAAATTCATCCTGATCCTGTTTGTGGCGTTGATGGTGTTGTCGTCCGACATCGACGACCTGCTGCGCATCGCCCATGAACCGCTTGAGTCGGCGATCATCCACAGCGTGCAGGTGGTGGGCTGGAGCGCGCTGTGGATGGCCGCCGGGCTGATCATCATTGCCGCAGTGGATGCGCCGATTCAGTTGTGGGAGAGCCACAAGAAACTGCTGATGACCAAGCAGGAAGTGCGCGATGAGCACAAGGACCAGGAGGGCCGTCCCGAGGTCAAACAGCGTATTCGCCAGCTGCAACGGGAAATGTCCCAGCGCAAGATGATGGGCGCGGTGCCCGACGCCGACGTGGTCATCACCAACCCGACCCACTACGCCGTGGCCCTCAAATACGACCCGGAGAAGGGCGGCGCGCCGATGCTGTTGGCCAAGGGCAGTGACTTTACGGCGCTGAAGATCCGTGAAATTGCGGTGGCCAACGACATCCTGTTGCTGGAGTCGCCGGAATTGGCGCGGTCGATTTTCTATTCCACCGACCTGGACCAGGAAATCCCGGCCGGGCTTTACCTGGCCGTGGCCCAGGTGCTGGCGTATGTCTATCAGATTCGCCAGTACCGCGCGGGCAAGGGCAAGCGGCCGGATCCGCTCAAGGATCTGCCGATTCCGCCGGATTTGCGCCGCGATTTCTGA
- the fliR gene encoding flagellar biosynthetic protein FliR: MQSLLALTDTQISTWVASFILPLFRVTAMLMAMPVFGTTLVPRRVRLYFAVAITVVIVPGLPPMPPVNAIDLSALLLIAEQILIGALMGFSLTLFFQAFVVAGQIISIQMGMGFASMVDPTNGVSAAVIGQFLTMLVTLLFLAMNGHLVAFEVMTESFTTLPVGSGLVVNHFWEIVGRLGWVFGASLLLVLPAITALLVVNIAFGVMTRAAPQLNIFSIGFPLTLVLGMGIFWIGLADILNQYQPLATDALQFLRDLARAR, translated from the coding sequence ATGCAGTCGTTGCTGGCATTGACCGACACCCAGATCAGCACCTGGGTGGCGTCCTTCATCCTGCCGCTGTTTCGCGTGACGGCGATGTTGATGGCCATGCCGGTGTTCGGCACCACCCTCGTACCACGTCGCGTGCGCCTGTACTTCGCGGTGGCGATTACCGTGGTGATCGTGCCGGGTTTGCCGCCGATGCCGCCGGTCAATGCCATTGACCTCAGCGCCTTGCTGCTGATTGCCGAACAGATCCTGATCGGCGCACTAATGGGCTTTTCCCTCACGCTGTTTTTCCAGGCCTTCGTGGTGGCCGGCCAGATCATCTCGATCCAGATGGGCATGGGCTTCGCCTCCATGGTCGACCCTACCAACGGTGTGTCGGCGGCGGTGATCGGGCAATTCCTGACCATGCTGGTGACCTTGTTGTTCCTGGCGATGAACGGCCACTTGGTGGCGTTTGAGGTGATGACTGAAAGCTTCACTACTTTGCCGGTGGGCTCGGGGCTGGTGGTCAATCATTTCTGGGAAATCGTCGGGCGCCTGGGCTGGGTCTTCGGCGCGTCGCTGTTGCTGGTGTTGCCGGCGATTACCGCGTTGCTGGTGGTCAACATCGCGTTCGGCGTGATGACCCGTGCGGCGCCGCAGCTGAACATCTTCTCGATTGGTTTCCCGTTGACCCTGGTCTTGGGCATGGGGATTTTCTGGATCGGCCTGGCCGACATTCTCAATCAGTATCAACCGCTGGCGACCGACGCTTTGCAGTTCTTACGTGATCTGGCACGGGCGCGCTGA